From the Bubalus kerabau isolate K-KA32 ecotype Philippines breed swamp buffalo chromosome 2, PCC_UOA_SB_1v2, whole genome shotgun sequence genome, one window contains:
- the A4GNT gene encoding alpha-1,4-N-acetylglucosaminyltransferase isoform X1 yields the protein MLTKLQFSLSVTLLFACGFLYQFTLKPSCLICYLPSYKSHQGLEALLGRGRSIVFLETSERMEPTLLVSCAVESAAKVYPEQPVLFLMKGLNNSMQLPPNSTSPALSLLSAIDNVFLFPLDMKSLFEDTPLFSWYTQINSSTERFWLHISSDASRLAFIWKYGGVYMDTDVISIRPIPEDNFLAAQKSRFSSNGVFGFLPHHPFLWQCMENFVENYNPNIWGHQGPELMTRLLRVWCKLRDFQEVSDLKCLNFSFLHPQRFYPISFLAWRRYYEVWDTEPSFNNSYALHLWNHMNQEGKAVVRGSNTLVEHLYRKHCPKTYRDLLQGPEGSVTREQSPGNK from the exons ATGCTGACGAAGCTCCAGTTCTCCCTGTCGGTCACCCTGCTGTTTGCTTGTGGCTTCCTCTACCAGTTCACCCTGAAACCCAGCTGCCTCATCTGCTACCTACCTTCCTACAAGTCCCATCAGGGCCTGGAAGCCCTCCTGGGCCGTGGGCGCAGCATCGTGTTCCTAGAAACCTCCGAGAGAATGGAGCCAACTCTGCTGGTCTCCTGTGCTGTGGAGTCAGCTGCAAAGGTTTACCCTGAGCAGCCTGTGCTGTTTCTTATGAAAGGGCTCAATAATTCCATGCAGCTGCCCCCAAATTCCACTTCCCCAGCCCTTTCCCTCCTCTCAGCAATTGACAACgttttcctcttccctttggaTATGAAAAGCCTGTTTGAAGACACACCGTTGTTTTCGTGGTACACTCAA ATCAACAGCAGTACCGAGAGATTCTGGCTCCATATCAGCTCAGATGCATCCCGCTTGGCCTTCATCTGGAAGTACGGCGGTGTCTACATGGATACAGATGTCATCTCCATCAGACCCATCCCTGAGGACAACTTTCTGGCTGCACAGAAATCTCGGTTCTCAAGTAATGGGGTGTTTGGATTCCTTCCCCACCACCCTTTCCTGTGGCAGTGCATGGAAAACTTTGTGGAAAATTACAATCCAAATATTTGGGGCCACCAGGGTCCCGAATTGATGACGAGGCTTTTGAGAGTATGGTGCAAACTCAGAGACTTCCAGGAGGTGAGTGACCTCAAGTGTTTAAACTTTTCCTTCCTACACCCCCAAAGATTTTACCCCATCTCTTTTCTAGCCTGGCGGCGCTACTATGAAGTCTGGGATACGGAACCAAGCTTCAACAATTCCTATGCCCTGCATCTGTGGAACCACATGAACCAGGAAGGGAAGGCTGTGGTCAGAGGAAGCAATACACTGGTGGAACATCTCTACCGTAAGCACTGTCCCAAGACTTACAGGGACCTGCTTCAAGGTCCAGAGGGGTCAGTGACTAGGGAGCAGAGTCCAGGTAACAAATAA
- the A4GNT gene encoding alpha-1,4-N-acetylglucosaminyltransferase isoform X2, with translation MLTKLQFSLSVTLLFACGFLYQFTLKPSCLICYLPSYKSHQGLEALLGRGRSIVFLETSERMEPTLLVSCAVESAAKVYPEQPVLFLMKGLNNSMQLPPNSTSPALSLLSAIDNVFLFPLDMKSLFEDTPLFSWYTQINSSTERFWLHISSDASRLAFIWKYGGVYMDTDVISIRPIPEDNFLAAQKSRFSTWRRYYEVWDTEPSFNNSYALHLWNHMNQEGKAVVRGSNTLVEHLYRKHCPKTYRDLLQGPEGSVTREQSPGNK, from the exons ATGCTGACGAAGCTCCAGTTCTCCCTGTCGGTCACCCTGCTGTTTGCTTGTGGCTTCCTCTACCAGTTCACCCTGAAACCCAGCTGCCTCATCTGCTACCTACCTTCCTACAAGTCCCATCAGGGCCTGGAAGCCCTCCTGGGCCGTGGGCGCAGCATCGTGTTCCTAGAAACCTCCGAGAGAATGGAGCCAACTCTGCTGGTCTCCTGTGCTGTGGAGTCAGCTGCAAAGGTTTACCCTGAGCAGCCTGTGCTGTTTCTTATGAAAGGGCTCAATAATTCCATGCAGCTGCCCCCAAATTCCACTTCCCCAGCCCTTTCCCTCCTCTCAGCAATTGACAACgttttcctcttccctttggaTATGAAAAGCCTGTTTGAAGACACACCGTTGTTTTCGTGGTACACTCAA ATCAACAGCAGTACCGAGAGATTCTGGCTCCATATCAGCTCAGATGCATCCCGCTTGGCCTTCATCTGGAAGTACGGCGGTGTCTACATGGATACAGATGTCATCTCCATCAGACCCATCCCTGAGGACAACTTTCTGGCTGCACAGAAATCTCGGTTCTCAA CCTGGCGGCGCTACTATGAAGTCTGGGATACGGAACCAAGCTTCAACAATTCCTATGCCCTGCATCTGTGGAACCACATGAACCAGGAAGGGAAGGCTGTGGTCAGAGGAAGCAATACACTGGTGGAACATCTCTACCGTAAGCACTGTCCCAAGACTTACAGGGACCTGCTTCAAGGTCCAGAGGGGTCAGTGACTAGGGAGCAGAGTCCAGGTAACAAATAA